From a single Bacillus gobiensis genomic region:
- a CDS encoding ABC transporter permease, with translation MAKYIGQRLVAMLLTIWVITTLTFILMKAIPGSPFNEERNTNENVQRNLEAYYKLDQPLIVQYLDYMKSLITFDFGPSIKQPSQTVNDLIGRGFPISFELGMLALLVAVVSGILLGVIAALKHNGFIDYLAMTFAVLGISIPNFVLASLLIQQLAVTYKLFPTATWTSPMHMVLPTLALATGPMAIIARLTRSSMIEVLTQDYIRTAKAKGLSPAKIVFKHALKNALMPVITILGTLVAGILTGSFVIEKIFAIPGMGRYFVESINSRDYPVIMGTTVFYSIFLIVMLFLVDIAYGILDPRIKLHKKG, from the coding sequence TTGGCAAAATACATAGGACAACGTCTGGTCGCAATGCTTCTTACGATTTGGGTAATAACAACGTTAACGTTTATTTTAATGAAGGCTATTCCTGGCTCTCCATTTAATGAAGAGCGAAACACCAATGAGAACGTTCAAAGAAATCTTGAAGCGTACTACAAGCTCGACCAGCCTTTAATCGTGCAATATCTTGATTATATGAAATCACTTATAACATTTGATTTTGGACCGTCTATTAAACAGCCTTCCCAAACCGTTAATGATTTGATTGGCAGAGGGTTTCCGATCTCGTTCGAGCTTGGAATGCTTGCATTGTTAGTGGCTGTCGTTTCCGGGATATTACTAGGGGTAATAGCCGCGTTAAAACACAATGGGTTCATCGATTATTTGGCGATGACCTTCGCTGTTTTGGGAATATCTATTCCAAACTTTGTTCTTGCTTCATTGCTGATTCAACAGCTCGCAGTAACATATAAGCTATTTCCAACGGCGACTTGGACAAGCCCTATGCATATGGTGCTTCCGACGCTGGCACTTGCTACTGGACCTATGGCAATCATTGCAAGGCTGACCCGTTCGAGTATGATCGAGGTTTTAACCCAGGATTACATTCGAACGGCAAAAGCGAAAGGATTATCGCCCGCAAAAATTGTCTTTAAGCACGCACTAAAGAATGCATTGATGCCAGTCATTACGATTTTAGGAACTCTTGTCGCCGGAATATTAACAGGAAGCTTTGTTATCGAGAAAATTTTTGCGATACCGGGGATGGGGAGATATTTCGTAGAGAGCATTAATTCAAGAGACTATCCGGTCATTATGGGCACGACGGTGTTTTACAGCATTTTTTTGATCGTAATGCTTTTTTTAGTTGATATTGCTTACGGTATTCTTGATCCGCGGATCAAGCTTCATAAGAAAGGATGA
- a CDS encoding branched-chain amino acid ABC transporter permease, with amino-acid sequence MTHIKNLLKENKKAQGGLLILYVAVTGASLFFAQRSVTSFLLILFSLLLLYLTSFSNRIKWAAALVILVLVLPFSASQGPAYQEYMNVAVMVGIFVAMALGLNIVVGLAGLLDLGFIAFFAVGAYTYGIFATAQAANFMPFGTYPLSGESFWIFLIIGVFVAALFGVLLGIPVLRVKGDYLAIVTLGFGEIIRIVFNNLDKPVDITRGAMGLTSIASPSIFGYQIKFPSDYYFIVLILLVFTVFFVRRLEASKLGRSWKAVRENEIAAQAMGIPLVRTKLKAFAIGASFSGLMGVVFAAKQAFIDPTSFTLLESITVLVMVLLGGMGSVPGVILGAAVVTILNTQVLTEMTSWFNEMSQSGSFQLPGALSPSKMQRFIFGGLLILFALYRPQGLIPYKNVKYDKNKFLSKGKEVQTQKIEKELPGGSKHGNIGG; translated from the coding sequence ATGACACACATAAAAAACCTTCTTAAAGAAAACAAAAAAGCGCAAGGCGGCCTTCTCATTCTTTACGTAGCTGTCACTGGCGCAAGTCTGTTTTTCGCCCAAAGGTCTGTGACATCATTTTTATTGATTCTCTTCTCGTTGCTGCTGCTTTATCTTACCTCCTTCAGCAATCGGATTAAATGGGCGGCAGCGCTGGTGATCCTTGTTCTCGTTCTGCCTTTTTCGGCAAGTCAGGGACCTGCCTATCAAGAATATATGAACGTAGCCGTGATGGTAGGAATCTTTGTCGCGATGGCATTAGGTCTGAATATTGTCGTAGGCCTTGCAGGGCTGCTAGATCTTGGATTCATTGCCTTTTTTGCAGTCGGAGCCTATACATACGGGATTTTTGCTACCGCACAAGCGGCAAACTTTATGCCGTTTGGAACTTATCCGCTCTCGGGGGAAAGCTTTTGGATATTTCTCATAATCGGAGTGTTTGTTGCTGCACTATTCGGAGTTTTGCTAGGTATACCTGTCTTGCGGGTAAAAGGCGACTACCTCGCGATTGTAACCTTAGGGTTTGGTGAAATCATTCGGATTGTGTTTAACAACCTTGATAAGCCGGTCGATATCACGAGAGGTGCAATGGGGCTGACTTCAATAGCTTCGCCGTCAATATTTGGCTACCAAATCAAGTTTCCGAGTGATTACTATTTTATCGTTCTAATTTTGCTTGTTTTTACGGTATTTTTTGTTCGAAGACTTGAAGCTTCGAAGCTTGGCCGCTCATGGAAAGCTGTTCGGGAAAACGAGATTGCTGCGCAAGCAATGGGGATTCCGCTTGTAAGAACAAAACTAAAGGCATTTGCAATCGGAGCTTCCTTCTCAGGCCTTATGGGAGTTGTTTTTGCAGCAAAGCAAGCGTTTATTGATCCAACCAGCTTTACACTTTTAGAGTCCATTACGGTACTCGTCATGGTGCTTTTAGGTGGAATGGGAAGTGTACCGGGAGTCATTCTGGGTGCAGCGGTTGTAACGATTCTGAACACACAAGTGCTGACTGAGATGACAAGCTGGTTTAATGAGATGAGCCAAAGCGGTTCGTTTCAACTGCCGGGAGCATTGTCTCCTTCGAAAATGCAGCGATTTATATTTGGAGGACTGCTCATCCTATTTGCGCTCTACCGACCGCAGGGATTAATTCCATATAAAAATGTCAAATACGACAAAAATAAATTCCTTTCTAAAGGAAAAGAAGTTCAAACTCAAAAGATCGAAAAAGAACTCCCGGGAGGAAGCAAGCATGGGAATATTGGAGGTTAA
- a CDS encoding M55 family metallopeptidase: MKLFLSVDMEGITGLGDDTFVDSRKLNYERGRRLMTDEANHVIAEAFDQGCKDVIVNDSHSKMNNLMIERLHPDAKLITGDVKPFSMVQCLDDTYTGAMFIGYHARASMKGVMSHSMIFGVRHFYINDIEVGELGFNAYVAGYYEVPVLMVAGDDKAALEAEQLIPNVTTAVVKETISRSSVLSLTPEQSGKLLKEKTAEAIKNRNSVQPLIPLDHPLLTIEFANYGQAEWAALMPGTEIISGTTKVKFQAENILEAYKAMLVMTELAMHTAFC; the protein is encoded by the coding sequence TTGAAGCTATTTTTATCAGTTGACATGGAAGGGATTACAGGATTAGGGGATGACACGTTTGTTGACAGCCGCAAATTGAATTATGAGCGCGGCAGACGATTGATGACAGATGAGGCAAATCATGTGATCGCGGAGGCGTTTGACCAAGGCTGCAAGGATGTAATCGTAAATGACAGCCATTCAAAGATGAATAATCTGATGATTGAGCGGCTTCACCCGGATGCAAAACTGATAACGGGTGATGTTAAGCCTTTTTCAATGGTTCAGTGCTTGGACGATACATATACGGGCGCCATGTTTATCGGCTACCATGCCCGCGCCTCAATGAAAGGTGTAATGTCTCACAGTATGATATTCGGTGTCCGGCATTTTTACATTAATGATATTGAAGTGGGTGAGCTTGGATTTAATGCCTATGTGGCGGGGTATTACGAGGTACCGGTTTTAATGGTTGCCGGAGATGACAAAGCGGCTCTAGAGGCGGAGCAATTAATTCCAAACGTAACAACTGCAGTTGTAAAAGAAACGATTTCCCGATCTTCTGTCTTAAGTCTTACACCTGAGCAGTCAGGCAAGCTATTAAAGGAAAAAACGGCAGAAGCGATAAAGAACAGAAATAGTGTACAGCCTTTAATTCCCCTTGATCATCCTCTATTAACGATTGAATTTGCGAATTACGGACAAGCCGAATGGGCAGCGTTGATGCCGGGAACGGAAATCATCAGCGGTACGACAAAAGTTAAATTTCAGGCTGAGAATATCCTCGAAGCCTATAAAGCGATGCTAGTCATGACAGAGCTGGCGATGCACACGGCTTTTTGTTAA
- a CDS encoding ABC transporter ATP-binding protein encodes MERVLEVKDLHVTFTTYGGTIQAVRGVSFSLNKGETFAIVGESGCGKSVTSQSIMGLLPSYSAKITKGSILFKGTDLTQVSEKEIRTIRGAEISMIFQDPMTALNPTLTVGDQLMEAVLQHKKITRKEAKKAVLSMLDLVGIPNPDERFKQYPHEFSGGMRQRIVIAMALMCEPEVIIADEPTTALDVTIQAQILELFKKIQKETGVAIILITHDLGIVAQVADRIAVMYAGKMVETGTRREIFYHPQHPYTKGLLHSVPRLDLKGAELIPVPGTPPDLFSPPSGCPFTARCPYAMEVCEKVYPVETYLSDHHHVYCWLQDKRAKAVQLSSINGQ; translated from the coding sequence ATGGAGCGTGTACTCGAAGTTAAAGACCTTCACGTTACTTTTACAACTTATGGAGGCACGATTCAAGCGGTCCGCGGAGTCAGCTTTTCTCTGAATAAAGGGGAAACATTTGCGATTGTTGGCGAATCTGGCTGCGGAAAGAGTGTCACCTCGCAAAGCATTATGGGGCTTTTGCCGTCATATTCAGCAAAAATTACGAAAGGCTCTATACTATTTAAAGGAACGGATCTGACTCAAGTGTCTGAAAAAGAGATAAGAACGATTCGGGGTGCGGAAATCTCGATGATTTTTCAGGATCCGATGACAGCCTTGAACCCGACATTAACTGTAGGAGATCAATTGATGGAAGCTGTTCTTCAGCACAAAAAGATAACTAGAAAAGAAGCAAAAAAAGCGGTATTGTCTATGCTGGATTTGGTAGGTATCCCGAATCCTGACGAACGGTTTAAACAGTATCCGCACGAATTCAGCGGGGGAATGAGACAAAGAATTGTCATTGCCATGGCGTTAATGTGCGAGCCGGAGGTTATCATTGCTGACGAACCAACTACGGCATTAGATGTAACGATCCAAGCGCAAATTCTTGAGCTTTTTAAAAAAATTCAAAAGGAAACCGGCGTAGCGATCATTTTAATAACGCATGATCTGGGTATCGTCGCTCAAGTTGCAGATCGTATTGCCGTAATGTACGCAGGGAAAATGGTCGAAACCGGAACGAGGAGAGAGATTTTTTATCATCCTCAGCATCCTTATACGAAAGGTCTTTTACACTCTGTGCCTCGGCTCGATCTAAAAGGTGCGGAATTAATTCCGGTGCCTGGTACACCGCCGGATTTATTTTCACCTCCTTCTGGCTGTCCGTTTACCGCCAGATGCCCTTATGCCATGGAGGTATGTGAGAAGGTTTATCCGGTAGAAACCTATTTGTCAGATCATCACCATGTTTATTGCTGGCTTCAGGACAAACGGGCAAAGGCAGTCCAGTTATCCAGTATTAACGGGCAGTAA
- a CDS encoding ABC transporter permease — protein MSMPVQHNDQVSTDIPDEWFNPVRKDSAEAESVRRPSLSYWGDAWRRLRKNKLSMAGLGVLAGLVIMAIIGPHVSPHDPNFQVLTQQNKPPSAEHWFGTDGLGRDVFTRTWYGARVSLFVGIMAAIIDFVIGVIYGGISGYKGGRTDHIMMRIIEILYGLPYLLVVILLMVLMGPGLGTIIVALTVTGWVGMARIVRGQVLQLKNYEYVLASKTFGAKTFRIIRKNLLPNTMGPIIVQMTLTVPSAIFAEAFLSFMGLGIQAPFASWGVMANDGLPTILSGHWWRLFFPAFFISLTMFSFNVLGDGLQDALDPKLRR, from the coding sequence ATGTCGATGCCTGTTCAGCACAATGACCAAGTCTCAACAGACATCCCTGATGAATGGTTCAACCCTGTTAGAAAAGACAGTGCAGAAGCAGAGTCTGTTAGAAGGCCTAGTTTATCCTACTGGGGTGACGCATGGAGAAGATTGAGAAAGAATAAGCTCTCGATGGCGGGACTTGGAGTCTTAGCCGGATTAGTCATTATGGCCATAATCGGACCGCACGTCTCGCCGCACGATCCAAATTTCCAAGTCTTAACCCAGCAAAACAAACCTCCTTCGGCTGAGCATTGGTTTGGAACTGACGGGCTGGGGCGCGATGTATTTACAAGAACGTGGTATGGGGCACGTGTTTCTCTTTTTGTCGGGATCATGGCGGCGATCATTGATTTTGTCATTGGTGTGATTTATGGCGGCATTTCCGGCTATAAAGGTGGACGAACGGATCATATCATGATGAGAATCATTGAAATATTGTACGGGCTGCCATATTTATTGGTGGTCATTTTATTAATGGTTTTAATGGGACCAGGGCTTGGCACGATCATTGTTGCGCTTACAGTCACCGGCTGGGTAGGCATGGCTAGGATTGTCAGAGGCCAGGTTCTGCAATTGAAAAATTATGAATATGTCCTCGCGTCAAAAACATTTGGAGCGAAGACCTTCCGAATCATTCGAAAAAACCTTTTGCCTAACACGATGGGTCCAATCATTGTACAGATGACGCTTACAGTACCAAGTGCCATTTTCGCTGAAGCTTTTTTAAGCTTTATGGGACTTGGAATCCAAGCCCCCTTTGCAAGCTGGGGTGTTATGGCGAATGATGGTTTGCCTACGATCCTTTCGGGACATTGGTGGAGGCTGTTCTTTCCGGCATTTTTTATTTCACTTACAATGTTTTCCTTTAACGTGTTGGGAGACGGGCTTCAGGATGCGCTGGATCCTAAATTAAGGAGGTAA
- a CDS encoding ABC transporter ATP-binding protein, which yields MALLEIKNMSAYYGVIQALNGMNVEVDKGEIVTLIGSNGAGKSTALKTISGLVKAKEGSILYNGKDITSMPAHDTTLLGIAHVPEGRRIFPRMTVKENLRIGAFSVKSQKLIEERMEKVFHYFPKLKERLDQRGGTMSGGEQQMLAIGRALMMDPALLMLDEPSMGLAPIIVEQIFEIIKELNNAGVTILLVEQNAFQALQIANRGYVLQTGQIILEGVGSDLIHDKQIHEAYLA from the coding sequence ATGGCACTTCTTGAAATAAAAAACATGTCTGCTTATTATGGGGTGATCCAGGCCTTAAATGGAATGAATGTTGAAGTGGATAAAGGTGAGATTGTTACCTTAATCGGAAGCAACGGTGCTGGAAAATCGACGGCTTTAAAAACAATCAGCGGGCTGGTAAAAGCGAAAGAAGGAAGCATTCTGTATAATGGTAAGGACATTACCTCGATGCCTGCTCATGATACAACCCTCCTAGGTATCGCCCATGTTCCGGAGGGGAGAAGGATTTTTCCTAGAATGACGGTAAAAGAGAATTTAAGAATCGGTGCATTTTCAGTGAAGAGCCAAAAATTGATCGAGGAGAGAATGGAAAAAGTATTTCACTATTTTCCTAAATTAAAGGAAAGACTCGATCAAAGAGGGGGAACGATGAGCGGCGGAGAGCAGCAGATGCTGGCAATAGGAAGGGCTCTTATGATGGATCCTGCTTTATTAATGCTGGACGAACCTTCCATGGGCCTTGCACCGATCATTGTGGAACAAATTTTTGAAATCATTAAAGAGTTAAATAATGCAGGCGTTACAATTCTGCTGGTTGAACAAAACGCCTTTCAAGCACTGCAAATTGCGAATCGGGGATACGTATTGCAAACAGGGCAAATTATTTTAGAAGGGGTTGGCAGTGACCTGATCCATGATAAGCAAATTCATGAAGCTTATCTTGCATAA
- a CDS encoding peptide ABC transporter substrate-binding protein: MKRLSVFLSVLLFAFALLGCTANEQAGENSGGNSEEKQVLRLNNTKEPTSYDPPKGFDNLSWQSLNNIMEGLTRLGKNHEPEAAAAEKWEVSDDGKTYTFKIRENAKWSNGDDVTAEDFEYAWKRLLDPEKAYDSAFLGYFIEGGEAYNSDKGSAEDVQVSAEDAKTLKVTLTSPQKYFLSVISNPAFFPVNKKVDEENPEWFAEDDSFVGNGPFKLTEWKHNESIKMAKSDTYWDKDTVKLDEVTWAMVDDENTDYQMFQNGELDTASVPAEMAEQLLKQDNVKVDDQAGLYYYRFNVKMEPFQNEKIRKAFAMAVDQQEIVDYVTKNGEKPARGYVSPGFSDPSGNDFRETSGDLITYNPDEAKKLLEEGMTEEKYSELPEITLTYSSTPQHKLMAEAIQQKFKDVLGVEVKLANMEWGVFSAEQKKLKFQLSQSSFLADYADPINFVENFQTGHSMNRTGWSNEKYDQLIKDAKNEADETKRFQLMYEAEKLVFDEMPIIPIHFYNQVNLEAEGVKGIVRHPVGYLELKWAEKSS, from the coding sequence TTGAAAAGATTAAGTGTTTTTCTAAGTGTATTGCTGTTTGCTTTTGCCTTATTAGGATGTACAGCAAATGAGCAGGCAGGTGAAAATAGCGGAGGAAACTCGGAGGAGAAGCAGGTTCTGAGGCTCAACAATACAAAGGAACCTACATCCTATGACCCGCCAAAAGGGTTTGATAATCTCTCCTGGCAATCTCTGAATAATATTATGGAAGGATTGACCCGCCTGGGGAAAAACCATGAGCCTGAAGCAGCTGCCGCAGAAAAATGGGAAGTCTCTGATGACGGAAAAACGTATACGTTTAAAATTCGTGAGAATGCCAAATGGTCGAACGGAGACGATGTCACTGCAGAGGATTTTGAATACGCCTGGAAAAGGCTTTTAGACCCTGAAAAAGCATATGATTCAGCATTTTTAGGCTATTTTATTGAAGGCGGGGAAGCTTATAACAGCGATAAAGGCTCTGCAGAGGATGTTCAGGTTTCAGCCGAGGATGCAAAGACCCTTAAAGTGACATTGACGAGCCCGCAGAAGTATTTCTTGAGTGTCATCTCTAATCCGGCTTTTTTTCCGGTAAATAAAAAAGTTGATGAAGAAAATCCAGAATGGTTTGCAGAAGATGATTCGTTTGTCGGAAACGGACCTTTCAAGCTGACAGAATGGAAGCATAACGAAAGCATAAAAATGGCGAAAAGCGACACGTACTGGGACAAAGACACGGTGAAGCTTGATGAGGTTACGTGGGCAATGGTAGATGATGAAAATACCGACTATCAAATGTTCCAAAACGGCGAGCTCGATACGGCAAGTGTACCCGCAGAAATGGCTGAGCAATTGCTTAAGCAGGATAACGTGAAAGTAGATGATCAGGCTGGGTTGTATTACTACAGGTTTAATGTGAAGATGGAGCCTTTCCAAAACGAAAAAATCAGAAAAGCATTTGCTATGGCTGTTGATCAGCAGGAGATTGTAGACTATGTTACGAAAAACGGTGAAAAACCTGCAAGAGGCTATGTATCTCCTGGATTTTCCGATCCAAGCGGAAACGATTTTAGAGAAACAAGCGGAGATCTCATTACCTATAATCCGGATGAAGCAAAAAAATTGCTCGAGGAAGGCATGACAGAAGAAAAATACTCTGAACTACCTGAGATTACGTTGACCTATAGTTCAACTCCTCAGCATAAACTAATGGCAGAAGCGATTCAGCAAAAATTTAAAGATGTTCTTGGAGTAGAAGTAAAGCTTGCTAATATGGAATGGGGAGTCTTCTCAGCTGAACAAAAGAAATTAAAATTCCAGCTTTCGCAAAGCTCGTTCTTAGCGGATTATGCCGATCCGATTAATTTTGTCGAGAACTTCCAGACCGGACATTCGATGAACCGGACCGGCTGGAGCAATGAAAAATACGATCAGCTCATTAAGGACGCCAAAAATGAAGCGGATGAGACTAAACGATTTCAGCTCATGTATGAGGCAGAAAAACTAGTATTTGACGAGATGCCGATCATTCCAATTCACTTCTACAATCAAGTGAACTTAGAAGCGGAAGGTGTCAAAGGGATCGTCCGACATCCTGTCGGTTACCTTGAATTAAAGTGGGCGGAAAAATCATCCTAA
- a CDS encoding branched-chain amino acid ABC transporter permease translates to MEHLLQTLPQVLIDGLTLGAVYAIIALGYTMVYGILELINFAHGEIFMTGAFIGTAILLAMTGLGWISVLPGVVTLVLILLITSMATGFLGMGIERIAYRPLRKATKLITLITAIGVSFLLQDIVRFITELSRGNFIVNTPSIFPGNFNLQTSSISSVFGDVSLKTSFLVVLIVAIILMVGLEIFVNKTRWGMAMRAVAQDPDTASLMSINVNKVISITFFVGSALGGATGVLFAVHYGTIDPYIGFILGLKAFTAAVLGGIGNIRGAMVGGLLLGVLEMFAAANLSLLTSGVFGAEYKDVFAFSILIIVLIFKPEGLFGKAVVEKV, encoded by the coding sequence ATGGAGCATTTACTTCAAACCCTGCCGCAAGTTTTAATTGACGGACTTACTCTCGGGGCTGTTTATGCCATCATTGCCCTCGGATATACGATGGTTTATGGGATTTTAGAGCTTATAAACTTTGCCCATGGAGAAATCTTCATGACAGGGGCATTTATCGGCACAGCTATACTTCTTGCCATGACTGGATTGGGGTGGATCTCTGTTCTGCCAGGCGTTGTCACACTCGTACTCATACTGCTTATTACAAGTATGGCAACAGGATTTTTAGGAATGGGCATTGAACGGATCGCTTACCGCCCTTTACGAAAAGCAACAAAACTGATTACTTTGATTACTGCGATTGGTGTTTCATTTCTTTTACAGGATATTGTGCGATTCATTACCGAGTTAAGCAGAGGGAATTTTATCGTGAATACTCCTTCGATATTTCCCGGGAATTTCAATTTGCAAACATCATCCATTTCATCCGTTTTTGGCGATGTATCATTAAAAACTTCCTTTTTGGTTGTGCTAATAGTAGCAATTATATTAATGGTAGGACTCGAAATTTTTGTCAACAAAACGAGGTGGGGCATGGCAATGAGAGCAGTCGCTCAGGATCCGGATACGGCTTCGCTAATGTCCATCAACGTAAACAAAGTCATATCGATCACTTTTTTTGTTGGATCAGCACTTGGGGGAGCAACCGGTGTATTGTTTGCAGTCCATTATGGTACGATCGATCCTTATATTGGCTTTATTCTTGGGCTGAAAGCTTTCACTGCCGCAGTGCTCGGGGGGATCGGAAACATCCGCGGCGCAATGGTCGGGGGCTTGCTGCTAGGAGTATTGGAAATGTTCGCAGCCGCAAACCTGTCTTTGCTCACAAGTGGCGTATTCGGAGCGGAATATAAAGACGTTTTTGCTTTCTCGATTTTAATCATCGTATTAATTTTTAAACCTGAAGGCTTATTTGGAAAAGCCGTAGTTGAGAAAGTGTAG
- a CDS encoding ABC transporter ATP-binding protein, giving the protein MGILEVNKLTKQFGDLVANKDVSMDIKKDSITAVIGPNGAGKTTFFNMITGVYQPTSGTIHLNGESITRLKPHEVSKKGISRTFQNIRLFSEITVLENVLSGMHNHLKAGIFGILFNLPHVRKEENEAEKNAYELLQYVGLEEYYNEKAGSLSYGAQRRLEIARALATKPKVLLLDEPAAGMNPRETRELTELINRIKEELEITIILIEHDMKLVMQISDHIIVLDHGEKIAEGNAEDIRTNPKVIEAYLGKGAAELA; this is encoded by the coding sequence ATGGGAATATTGGAGGTTAACAAGCTTACGAAACAATTTGGCGACTTAGTTGCAAACAAAGACGTTTCAATGGATATAAAAAAAGATTCGATTACAGCTGTTATCGGTCCAAACGGAGCCGGAAAAACTACTTTTTTCAATATGATTACAGGTGTTTACCAGCCGACTTCAGGAACCATTCATTTAAATGGAGAATCGATTACAAGGCTTAAGCCTCATGAGGTATCTAAAAAAGGAATATCCCGTACCTTCCAAAACATCCGTTTATTTAGCGAAATTACCGTGTTGGAGAATGTTCTTTCCGGTATGCACAATCATCTGAAAGCTGGGATATTCGGGATTTTGTTCAATCTTCCTCACGTTCGCAAGGAAGAAAATGAAGCGGAAAAAAATGCGTATGAACTCCTTCAATACGTAGGATTGGAGGAATATTACAATGAAAAAGCAGGGAGTCTCTCGTATGGGGCTCAGCGAAGGCTCGAAATAGCCCGTGCACTGGCCACTAAACCAAAGGTATTACTGCTTGATGAACCTGCAGCAGGGATGAATCCGCGGGAAACACGAGAATTAACAGAATTAATTAACCGAATAAAAGAAGAGCTTGAAATAACGATCATATTAATCGAGCATGACATGAAGCTCGTTATGCAGATTTCTGATCACATCATTGTTTTGGATCATGGCGAAAAAATAGCAGAAGGCAATGCGGAAGACATCCGTACTAACCCGAAGGTAATTGAAGCTTACCTTGGCAAGGGAGCAGCGGAATTGGCATAG
- a CDS encoding S66 peptidase family protein, giving the protein MIKPEKLNKGDTVGIIAPASPPNESKLNKALSFLEELEVNVKLGTSIRQRFGYLAGDDESRLKDLHTMFRDPSIKAIICACGGYGTGRIAGKIDYSLLKKHPKIFWGYSDITFLHTAIHQQTGLVTFHGPMLSSDIGKEDVHDLTKESFKQLFQLDQLKYDETISPLTVLAAGSAEGRLIGGNLALLTSTLGTKYEVDTKNKLLFFEDIDEEPYRVDRMLNQLHMAGKLEEAAGILVCDFNGCEPKNREESLTLEEVINDYVIRVNRPAIMGFKIGHSKPNFAIPVGAKAKMETRNKEVVIESGVK; this is encoded by the coding sequence ATGATAAAACCGGAAAAGCTGAATAAAGGGGATACTGTCGGAATTATTGCACCGGCAAGCCCTCCAAATGAAAGCAAGCTTAACAAAGCGTTATCGTTTTTAGAAGAATTAGAGGTAAACGTTAAGTTGGGTACTTCCATTCGCCAACGTTTTGGCTATTTAGCCGGAGATGATGAGAGCCGTTTGAAAGACTTACACACTATGTTTCGGGATCCATCGATCAAAGCGATTATATGTGCCTGTGGCGGCTACGGAACGGGGAGAATCGCCGGAAAGATCGATTATTCCTTACTGAAGAAACATCCGAAAATATTTTGGGGATATAGCGATATTACCTTTTTGCACACAGCGATTCACCAGCAGACGGGGCTTGTCACCTTTCATGGTCCGATGCTCAGCTCTGACATTGGAAAAGAAGACGTTCATGACTTAACGAAAGAGTCGTTCAAGCAGCTTTTTCAATTGGATCAACTGAAGTATGACGAGACGATTTCTCCATTAACCGTCTTGGCAGCGGGATCTGCTGAAGGTCGGCTCATTGGGGGGAATTTGGCTCTTTTAACGAGCACATTAGGAACAAAGTACGAGGTCGATACGAAGAACAAGCTGCTTTTTTTCGAGGATATTGATGAAGAACCATACCGGGTAGACCGGATGCTGAACCAATTACATATGGCAGGAAAATTAGAAGAGGCTGCGGGAATTCTTGTGTGTGATTTCAACGGCTGTGAGCCAAAGAATCGAGAAGAATCTCTTACTCTTGAAGAAGTGATCAATGATTATGTAATCCGTGTAAATAGACCTGCGATCATGGGGTTTAAGATCGGCCACTCAAAGCCAAACTTCGCGATTCCGGTGGGAGCAAAAGCAAAAATGGAGACACGGAATAAAGAAGTGGTCATTGAATCCGGCGTGAAATAA